The DNA segment GTGAAGGCAATAATATTGATAATGTGATTATCGGCAACCGCCAAAACAATACTCTCAATGGATTGGCTGGTAACGATACCATCTATGGCTCCTTCGGCGACGATACTATTGACGGCGGTAATGGCGATGATAACTTGTTTGGTGAGGATGGAAACGACACTTTAATTGCTGGTTTGGGTGCAGATACATTGACTGGTGGTGTTGGTGATGATATTTACTTCATTAACTCTAGTACTGATACAGTAGTAGAAACTCTGGGAGAAGGCATTGATACGGTTAATGTCTTCAATTCTTCTTGGATTACAAACGCGGAAGTTGAATTCATCAATATCACAGGAACGAATGCGTCCAACATCACCCTAAATAACACGGTTGGTACTGTTGTTACTGGAAATAGTCAGAATAATAGACTTGTAGGTGGCGCAGGTGATGATCTCCTGAACGGAGGGGCAGGTATTGATCATCTTACAGGTAACGGTGGCGCTGACACTTTCGCTTTTGGTGGCGCTGGTTTAGTTGCCACAGGATCTACATCTACTTCCATCAGACAAGATATAATTACAGATTTCCTCTCTGGAACAGATAAGATTCAACTTGACAAGACCAATAGCTTTGGTTCAATATTAGAAGCCGTGGGTTCACCTTTAACTGATTTCCACTCAGGCAACTTTGGTGCTAGGAATTCTGGTATTGGTGGTAGAAGTGAGCGCATTGTTTATAACGTGGTGACTGGAGATTTGTACTACAATGAAAACGGTAGTACTGGTGGTGCTGGAAGTGGTGGCTTCTTTGCTAATTTGGGAGCTGGTACCGCATTAGCCGCAACCGACTTCGTAATTGTTTAATAGTTATCATACTTGACTTAGAGATAAACATCTTTCAAAAGTCAAAGTTAATATTCACTGTTTAGATACCCAACTTCTCCAAAAAGTGGGGGATATCATTTGATAAATAGATTATTGATCAATGCAATGCCTACAGCACCTTATAATTGGATATCCTGTCAAATTGGAGCGCGTGAGCATTACAGCATACCTAGAGCTTTACATCAACAGGGGCAGCTTAGTCACTTGATTACAGATGCGTGGGTATCACCTAAGTCTGTACTGAATTTTTTACCTAAAAATCTCTTAGCTAATTTACGAGAAAGATACCACTCAGATTTAGAGGAAGCATCTGTTTACCCTTTCAATAGTTCTCTTATTCAGTTTGAACTAACTCAACGCTTGCAAAAAAAGACAGGATGGGAACGAGTTATTGCTCGCAATCAATGGTTTCAACAACAAGCAATCAAGACTTTAGCACGGCTATCTCATCACTTTACACATCCTCCCATACTATTTTCCTACAGCTATGCTGCATTAGAATTATTTAAATTTGCTAAACAACAGGGATGGTACACTGTCCTAGGTCAAATTGACCCAGGAATCCAAGAGGAGATGATTGTCACCCAAGAGTATGAGCGATACCCCCAATATCGCGGAAACTGGCAATCTGCACCTGTTGAATATTGGCAAACATGGCGAGAAGAATGTGCATTGGCTGATTGTATTATGGTCAATTCCCATTGGTCACGCCAGCTATTAGAAAAAGCGGGGATTAATTCTGAAAAAATCCAGGTAGTTCCCCTAGTCTATACTCCACCAGAAGCGGCAAAAAATTTTAGTCGCACCTATCCAGAATCATTTTCTCCAGAACGTCCCTTGAGGGTGTTGTTTTTAGGACAAGTGATTTTGCGAAAAGGAATTGCAGCCGTCTTGGAAGCAGTGGAACATCTGCAAGGGTATCCCATTGAATTTTGGATTGTCGGTAATCAGCAAATTAAGATTCCACCTCATTTACAAACCCATCCTCAAATTCGCTGGGTAGGTCATGTTAACCGCAGTGAAACAGCCCAATTTTATCAACAAGCTGATGTGTTTTTATTCCCGACACTCTCCGATGGGTTTGGACTGACTCAGTTGGAAGCCCAAGCCTGGAAACTCCCGATTATTGCTTCTCGTTGCTGTGGTGAGGTGGTTGTCGATGGTGTGAACGGTTGGCTTTTAGATGAAGTCAATGGGGAAGCGATTATCAAGTTTTTATTAAACCTATTAACAGATTCAGAAAAGCTCAGAAAATCTGCACAAAAAAAATTATTAGCTTATCAAAACAGTCAAGGAAACCTTTTTGATGCTTTAACAAAGCTTAATCTCTAATTTAGATGTTTAGGTAATTAAATATTTACTCTTTATAGAAAATATTATTCAACAAACTCAAATTTAAAAACATGAACTTAAATACTGTTTACAACTGGAATAACACTTCGCTTCATCCAAATAGCCAAAAAATTATAGCAAATACCGCAAAATCTGTACTACATTACAAGCCCCCCAAACGAGTTTTAGATATTGGTTGTGGTAATGGATATTTATGCCAGTTACTTTCCGAAAATGGCGTTGAATGTATCGGAATTGAACCTACAATAGAGGCTATCCATTACGCTAGAAATATTGCTCCGAAAGCAGAGTTTTATGTATCTTCATGCTACGAAGACCCATCTAAAAGCGATTTAGGAAAATTTGATGTAGTTGTCAGCACTGAAGTGATTGAACATTTATACTATCCAAGAAAACTAGTTGCTTTTGCAAAAGAACACTTACAAAATAATGGAGTTTTTATATTGACTACACCAGATTACGGTTCTTACTGGCGCAACTTAATTATTGCTTTTACTAATCGCTGGGATATACATCATACACCACTGTGGGATGGTGGTCATATCAAGTTTTGGTCTAAAAAAACTCTGGGTGAACTTCTAAACTCTGGTGGTTTTTCGATTGAGCGATGGGAAGGTACTCGCTCAAGAATTCCACTTTGGAATATGTCTATAACTTGCCACGCTCGATTACACGACAACAAATATATATAAATTAAAATAATCTCAAGTATAACATTAACTTTATGGAAATTATGGAAAATAATGAATTTAAGTATGAAAGCTATTGAAAAATTGACTGTAATTTTCTATACTATTCTCCCATCTCCTTATCAAAGAGATTTGTTTTTTGAACTCTCTCGCTGTCCAGAAATAGATTTAACTGTTTATTATTTAGAACCAGCGTGTGCTGATTCTCCTTGGCCAGAAAAACCGTTACAACACTATGAAAATATCTTACCCGGATTTCATCTAGCCTGGGGTTTATCCCGATTTCATTTGAATTGGCATTTTCCATCAACTACTCAAGCTGACGTGGTTGTGCTTAACGGTTACATGAATCTTACTACACAACTCCTACTCAGAATACAAGCTAAAAGAGTTCCTTGTATATTTTGGGGGGAAAAAATGGTGGGTAGTTCACAAGGAGTTAAAGGAAAACTACAAAAATATTTAGCTAATGCTTTAAACAATTGTAATGCGATCGCAGCCATTGGTTCTGATGCTGTGCAAGACTACCAGCAGCGTTTCCCCGGTAAACCCATATTTAACATCCCCTACTATTGTGACCTAGCGGCATTTAGCCAAGAGATTCCCCAAAGACCCCGCACCCCCGCCACCATTTTGTTCTGCGGTCAAATGATTGCCCGTAAAGGTGTTGACCTGTTGCTGCAAGCATTTGAAAAACTCATCCAAATGGGTCTAGCAGCTCGCTTATTATTAGTGGGACGTGAGGCAGACTTACCGCAAATGTTGACAGAGGTTTCAGAAAACACACGCCAGTACATAGAATATGCCGGGTTTCAGGCTCCTGAAGATTTACCCCAATTTTTTCGCCAAGCAGATATATTTGTCCTTCCCAGTCGTTACGACGGTTGGGGCGTGGTGGTAAATCAAGCAATTGGGGCGGGGCTACCTGTAATTTGTTCTGATGCTGTGGGTGCAGCCAATGATTTGATTGATCAAGGTATAAATGGATATATTTTCCCTAATGGAGATCAAGCTACCTTGACTCAAATTTTAGCCGATTACTTGCAAAATCCCAGTGCGATCGCAATGGCTAGTGCCGCATCTGTGCAAAAATCTATCATGTGGTCTGCCAAAGCAGGCGCTCAAAATTGGGTTGAGACTCTTGATCAACTCATTCATTAATTGGTTAACAGTAAGAACACGATATTTTTGATATTTTTTACACCAGCAGGCAGCCTTGCCTCCCGGAAGCTGCTATGCATCTTCTTTGGGTGGTTTAGCTATTTATTCGCCAGG comes from the Nodularia sp. NIES-3585 genome and includes:
- a CDS encoding calcium-binding protein, producing MAIITGTQGNDTLNALNPGDSLRGLAGDDVLNGTTGNEQLDGGSGADTINGGIGNDFYFVDDPGDIVNDPDKAVIYTTVDFNLSNVTGGATQLTLNLRADGITGTGSSGDDVIFSYTSNTTLLGGAGNDLLTGGDGSTIEGGTGNDLLEIGSGLGNGSLKGGLGNDTYVVRATDGSLNIEEAAGGGIDTVFAVVDFSLSNQSGVTFVGGNTFIENLTLAAPGASFGLVNGPIVGEGNNIDNVIIGNRQNNTLNGLAGNDTIYGSFGDDTIDGGNGDDNLFGEDGNDTLIAGLGADTLTGGVGDDIYFINSSTDTVVETLGEGIDTVNVFNSSWITNAEVEFINITGTNASNITLNNTVGTVVTGNSQNNRLVGGAGDDLLNGGAGIDHLTGNGGADTFAFGGAGLVATGSTSTSIRQDIITDFLSGTDKIQLDKTNSFGSILEAVGSPLTDFHSGNFGARNSGIGGRSERIVYNVVTGDLYYNENGSTGGAGSGGFFANLGAGTALAATDFVIV
- a CDS encoding glycosyltransferase family 4 protein gives rise to the protein MPTAPYNWISCQIGAREHYSIPRALHQQGQLSHLITDAWVSPKSVLNFLPKNLLANLRERYHSDLEEASVYPFNSSLIQFELTQRLQKKTGWERVIARNQWFQQQAIKTLARLSHHFTHPPILFSYSYAALELFKFAKQQGWYTVLGQIDPGIQEEMIVTQEYERYPQYRGNWQSAPVEYWQTWREECALADCIMVNSHWSRQLLEKAGINSEKIQVVPLVYTPPEAAKNFSRTYPESFSPERPLRVLFLGQVILRKGIAAVLEAVEHLQGYPIEFWIVGNQQIKIPPHLQTHPQIRWVGHVNRSETAQFYQQADVFLFPTLSDGFGLTQLEAQAWKLPIIASRCCGEVVVDGVNGWLLDEVNGEAIIKFLLNLLTDSEKLRKSAQKKLLAYQNSQGNLFDALTKLNL
- a CDS encoding class I SAM-dependent methyltransferase, encoding MNLNTVYNWNNTSLHPNSQKIIANTAKSVLHYKPPKRVLDIGCGNGYLCQLLSENGVECIGIEPTIEAIHYARNIAPKAEFYVSSCYEDPSKSDLGKFDVVVSTEVIEHLYYPRKLVAFAKEHLQNNGVFILTTPDYGSYWRNLIIAFTNRWDIHHTPLWDGGHIKFWSKKTLGELLNSGGFSIERWEGTRSRIPLWNMSITCHARLHDNKYI
- a CDS encoding glycosyltransferase family 4 protein, whose amino-acid sequence is MKAIEKLTVIFYTILPSPYQRDLFFELSRCPEIDLTVYYLEPACADSPWPEKPLQHYENILPGFHLAWGLSRFHLNWHFPSTTQADVVVLNGYMNLTTQLLLRIQAKRVPCIFWGEKMVGSSQGVKGKLQKYLANALNNCNAIAAIGSDAVQDYQQRFPGKPIFNIPYYCDLAAFSQEIPQRPRTPATILFCGQMIARKGVDLLLQAFEKLIQMGLAARLLLVGREADLPQMLTEVSENTRQYIEYAGFQAPEDLPQFFRQADIFVLPSRYDGWGVVVNQAIGAGLPVICSDAVGAANDLIDQGINGYIFPNGDQATLTQILADYLQNPSAIAMASAASVQKSIMWSAKAGAQNWVETLDQLIH